In Campylobacter porcelli, the sequence TAGAATTGCTATGAGTTTTGCGGTGCTTGGGCTAAAGTGCGGAATGAATATATCAAAGAGCGAATTTATAGCTACATCTTTTCCTAAATTTAGCCATTTTTTAAGGGTTTTAGGAGCTAAGGTTGAAGATTGAACTTGCTAAAAATTATGGATTTTGTTTTGGCGTTAAAAGAGCTATTAAAATAGCTGAAAATTCAGCCGGTTCGCAAGAATCCACATCAGCCACAATCGGAGAATTAATACACAATAGCTTAGAAATTGATAGGTTAAAGGATAAATTTAGAGTAAAAACCTTAAAAAATATAAATGAGCTAACTGATGAGAAAAAGGCAATTATCCGCACTCATGGCATTACAAAAGGTGATTTGCAAAGGCTTAAAACCACTGGAATAGAGATAATAGACGCTACTTGCCCATTTGTAACCAAACCGCAAAATATCGTAGAGAAAATGAGTAATGAAGGCTACGAAATAGTGATATTTGGGGATATTAATCATCCTGAAGTAAGAGGCGTTATGAGCTATTCGACTAAGACTGTTCATGTGGTTTTGTCTAAAGATGAATTAGAAAGTGCTAAACTACCTCAAAAAGTAGCAGTAATATCTCAAACTACTAAGAAAATTGAAGATTTTATGACTATTGTAACCTACCTTATGCAAAGAGTAAAAGAGGTTAGAGTCTTTAATACAATATGTAATGCGACCTTAGAAAATCAAGAGGCCGTAAGAGAGTTAGCCACAAAAGCAGATGTGATGGTAATCGTAGGCGGTAAAAACTCATCAAATACCAAGCAGTTATATTTAATAGCTAAGAATTTATGCAAGGATAGCTATTTGATTGAGAGTCAAGATGAGTTAAATTCATCTTGGTTTAAAGATAAGAAATATTGTGGCGTAAGTGCTGGGGCTAGCACACCTGAGTGGGTTATACAAAATGTGATAAAAGAGCTTGAAAATATCGATAAAATTTGTAATGGTTAATATAATATAAAGCTAAAAAAAGGTAGAATTTAGCACTTAAATGCTGTAAAGCAGAAAGAAATCTATAGATAAAAGGAACAAGATGGCTGAGGCGAATAAATTCGTTAATAATGACATTGACAAAATCGAGCTAGAAGAAGATTTTGCTACTATGTTTGAAGAGTCTTTAAAGAGTGAAGAAGCTACCGTGTGCGATGGTGTAATCGTAAATATCAAAGATGATGAAGTCTATGTAGATATACGCAAAAAATCAGAAGGAGTGATGAGTATATCTGAGATCACTGATGAGAATGGAAATTTGCTATTTAATATCGGTGATAGCATTAAAGTAGCAGTAACAGGCTCTAAAAATGGCAGACCTAGCGTATCACATAAAAAAGCTCTTAGAAAAGAGAAGGTAAAGGCATTTATAGATAATTTTGATGAGAATGCTGAGAATATATTTGATGTAAAGATTATATCAAAAAATAAAGGTGGTTTTGTCGCTGTTAATGATGATGGTATAGAGTTTTTTATGCCTAGATCGCAAAGCGGATTTAAAGACCCAAATCAAGCTATGAATAAGAGCTTTAAAGTCAAAGTAATTAAGATTGATAAGGAAAATCAAAGCATTGTAGTCTCACGCAAAAAGCTAGTTGATGAAGATAGAAAAAAGCGTAAAGAGATAGTATCTACAATCTTAGAAAATAAAGATATAATAGAAGGCACAATCAAAAAAATTACAACATATGGAATGTTTGTAGATGTAGGTGGAATAGATGGCTTAGTCCATTATAGCGAGATTAGCTATAAAGGTCCAGTAAATCCAAATACTCTATATAAAGAGGGTGATAAGGTAGATGTCAAAATTATTAAATATGATAATGAGAAAAAGCATCTATCGCTATCTATTAAAGCAGCGGCTCCAGACCCATGGGAAGAGATTAAAGATGGCTTAGAAGTAGGAGATACTATTAAGGTAACTGTAAGCAATATCGAGCCTTATGGTGCTTTTGTTGATTTGGGTAATGATATTGAAGGTTTTTTACACATTAGCGAAATTTCTTGGGATAAAAATATAAAAAATCCTAAAGATTTCATCAAAGAAAATGAAGAGTTAGATGTAGAGGTTATAGAGATTAACCCAGCTAGTCGTCGCCTAAGAGTAAGTCTTAAAAATTTATTACCAAAACCATTTGATGAGTTTAGCTCTAAATTTAAAGAAGGAGATGTGGTAAAAGGTATAGTAACTACTCTTACTAATTTTGGTGCTTTTGTAAGAGTAGGCGGATTAGAGGGCTTATTACATAATGAAGACTCATCTTGGGATAGAAATGATAAGTGTAAAGATATGTTTAAAGCTGGCGATGAAGTAGAGGTAAAAATCATTAAAATTGATCCAAAAGAGCAAAAAATCTCTTTAAGCCAAAAAGATTTAAAAGCTAGCCCGGCTATGGAATATGCTAGATCTCACTCTATAGGCGATATTGTAAGTGGAACTATAAGAGATATTAAAGATTTTGGTATATTTGTAAGCTTAGATGGCAATGTCGATGCTCTAATTAGAAAAGAAGATATAGGTTCACTTGATATTGATTCTTTAAAAATTGGAGATAGCATAGAGGCTGCTATTGCTTTTATTGATGAGAAAAAGAATAGAATTCGCCTAAGCGTAAAAAGATTAGCTAAAC encodes:
- a CDS encoding 4-hydroxy-3-methylbut-2-enyl diphosphate reductase; the protein is MKIELAKNYGFCFGVKRAIKIAENSAGSQESTSATIGELIHNSLEIDRLKDKFRVKTLKNINELTDEKKAIIRTHGITKGDLQRLKTTGIEIIDATCPFVTKPQNIVEKMSNEGYEIVIFGDINHPEVRGVMSYSTKTVHVVLSKDELESAKLPQKVAVISQTTKKIEDFMTIVTYLMQRVKEVRVFNTICNATLENQEAVRELATKADVMVIVGGKNSSNTKQLYLIAKNLCKDSYLIESQDELNSSWFKDKKYCGVSAGASTPEWVIQNVIKELENIDKICNG
- a CDS encoding 30S ribosomal protein S1, which gives rise to MAEANKFVNNDIDKIELEEDFATMFEESLKSEEATVCDGVIVNIKDDEVYVDIRKKSEGVMSISEITDENGNLLFNIGDSIKVAVTGSKNGRPSVSHKKALRKEKVKAFIDNFDENAENIFDVKIISKNKGGFVAVNDDGIEFFMPRSQSGFKDPNQAMNKSFKVKVIKIDKENQSIVVSRKKLVDEDRKKRKEIVSTILENKDIIEGTIKKITTYGMFVDVGGIDGLVHYSEISYKGPVNPNTLYKEGDKVDVKIIKYDNEKKHLSLSIKAAAPDPWEEIKDGLEVGDTIKVTVSNIEPYGAFVDLGNDIEGFLHISEISWDKNIKNPKDFIKENEELDVEVIEINPASRRLRVSLKNLLPKPFDEFSSKFKEGDVVKGIVTTLTNFGAFVRVGGLEGLLHNEDSSWDRNDKCKDMFKAGDEVEVKIIKIDPKEQKISLSQKDLKASPAMEYARSHSIGDIVSGTIRDIKDFGIFVSLDGNVDALIRKEDIGSLDIDSLKIGDSIEAAIAFIDEKKNRIRLSVKRLAKQKEREVLNEINDDDKMTLGDIIKEQLA